One window of Xanthomonas sp. 10-10 genomic DNA carries:
- a CDS encoding beta-ketoacyl-ACP reductase: MTSRVALVTGGTGGIGTAICKRLADQGHKVASNFRNDEKARDWQQRMQAQGYAFALFRGDVASSEHARALVEEVEASLGPIEILVNNAGITRDTTFHRMTAEQWHDVINTNLNSVFNVTRPVIEGMRKRGWGRVIQISSINGLKGQYGQANYAAAKAGMHGFTISLARENAAFGVTVNTVSPGYVATDMVMAVPEEVRAKIVADIPTGRLGRPEEIAYAVAFLVAEEAAWITGSNLDINGGHHMGW; the protein is encoded by the coding sequence ATGACATCTCGCGTCGCATTGGTCACCGGCGGCACCGGCGGTATCGGTACCGCCATCTGCAAGCGCCTGGCCGACCAGGGCCACAAGGTGGCCAGCAACTTCCGCAACGACGAAAAGGCGCGCGACTGGCAGCAGCGCATGCAGGCGCAGGGTTACGCATTTGCCCTGTTCCGTGGCGATGTGGCCTCCTCCGAGCACGCGCGCGCCCTGGTCGAGGAGGTGGAGGCCTCGCTGGGGCCGATCGAGATCCTGGTCAACAATGCCGGCATCACCCGCGACACCACCTTCCACCGCATGACCGCCGAGCAGTGGCACGACGTCATCAACACCAACCTCAATTCGGTGTTCAACGTCACCCGCCCGGTGATCGAAGGCATGCGCAAGCGCGGCTGGGGCCGGGTCATCCAGATCAGTTCCATCAACGGGCTCAAGGGCCAGTACGGCCAGGCCAATTACGCCGCGGCCAAGGCCGGCATGCACGGCTTCACCATTTCGCTGGCGCGCGAGAACGCCGCCTTCGGGGTCACCGTCAACACGGTCTCGCCCGGTTACGTGGCCACCGACATGGTCATGGCGGTGCCGGAAGAGGTCCGCGCCAAGATCGTGGCCGATATCCCCACCGGCCGGCTGGGCCGCCCGGAAGAGATCGCCTACGCGGTGGCATTCCTGGTGGCGGAAGAGGCTGCCTGGATCACCGGCTCCAATCTGGACATCAACGGTGGCCACCACATGGGCTGGTAA
- the phaR gene encoding polyhydroxyalkanoate synthesis repressor PhaR, with product MAGLRIIKKYPNRRLYDTEISSYITIEDVRQLIIDGEEFEVRDAKSGEDLSRAVLLQIIADREQDGEPMLSTQLLSQIIRFYGDSLQGFMGNYLERSMQVFLDQQQQFRQQMGNLLGQTPWAMMNQLTERNLELWQEFQRNFGAGFGRPGGPGTPPTPPGAGSMGSGPMGTGTHGGASSSTTGKARNRG from the coding sequence ATGGCCGGACTTCGCATCATCAAGAAGTATCCCAATCGCCGTCTCTACGACACCGAGATTTCCAGCTATATCACCATCGAAGATGTGCGTCAGTTGATCATCGACGGCGAGGAGTTCGAAGTCCGCGATGCCAAGAGTGGCGAAGATTTAAGTCGTGCCGTCTTGCTGCAGATCATCGCCGACCGCGAACAGGACGGCGAGCCGATGCTCTCCACCCAGTTGCTGAGCCAGATCATCCGCTTCTACGGGGACTCGCTGCAGGGCTTCATGGGTAATTACCTGGAACGCAGCATGCAGGTGTTCCTGGACCAGCAGCAGCAGTTCCGCCAGCAGATGGGCAACCTGCTCGGGCAGACCCCGTGGGCGATGATGAACCAGCTCACCGAGCGCAACCTGGAGTTGTGGCAGGAATTCCAGCGCAACTTCGGCGCCGGTTTCGGTCGTCCGGGCGGCCCCGGCACGCCGCCGACGCCGCCTGGCGCCGGCAGCATGGGCAGTGGCCCGATGGGCACCGGCACGCACGGTGGCGCATCAAGCAGCACCACCGGCAAGGCACGCAACCGCGGATGA